A single region of the Vicia villosa cultivar HV-30 ecotype Madison, WI linkage group LG4, Vvil1.0, whole genome shotgun sequence genome encodes:
- the LOC131598336 gene encoding RING-H2 finger protein ATL1-like: MSASSESYFNIRFYHYHSHSQPTLFTRYFFEVPVNILIDYDELECQDPESLTNAFLSNTFSIVPFSSEAMEQILLHMADFARRMIMANDEDQQTLWLNVEVRETPNIDNVVDDENIPITTILNSMEKMKVGDIDTSCSIEQCPICLEEFCKGSKLDIVRTKCMHNFHEHCIVRWLQHCDNVDQLKTCPLCRSQIQ; encoded by the coding sequence ATGTCTGCCTCTAGTGAATCttattttaatattagattttatcaTTATCATTCTCATTCTCAACCCACCTTATTCACCAGATACTTTTTCGAAGTTCCCGTAAACATCTTGATTGATTACGATGAACTTGAATGTCAAGATCCTGAGAGTCTTACTAATGCATTTTTAAGTAACACTTTCTCGATCGTGCCTTTTTCTTCGGAAGCGATGGAACAAATTCTACTTCATATGGCTGACTTTGCTAGGCGTATGATTATGGCCAACGACGAAGATCAACAAACATTATGGTTGAATGTTGAAGTTCGTGAAACGCCAAATATTGATAATGTTGTTGATGACGAAAACATACCTATTACGACAATTTTGAATTCGATGGAGAAGATGAAAGTGGGAGATATTGATACTTCTTGTTCAATAGAACAATGTCCAATATGTTTGGAGGAATTTTGCAAAGGTTCAAAACTAGACATTGTTCGAACCAAGTGTATGCATAATTTTCATGAGCATTGTATTGTTCGATGGCTTCAACATTGTGACAATGTTGATCAATTAAAAACTTGTCCATTGTGTCGTTCCCAAATTCAATGA